The following is a genomic window from Fundulus heteroclitus isolate FHET01 chromosome 16, MU-UCD_Fhet_4.1, whole genome shotgun sequence.
acaaataagaccaacatggatagaataatgataatctgtagtgttgtTTTAatcgcctggatgtgaatctgataattcatattgtgtcttttataatcaactacaatattttcttttttttaagtcaggaaacaaagatttctcttccagggtccagtcagccacgcccccaaccacacaccccataattaacataatctcactcttaatttttataaaagttgaggtctggtcaggaataatattttggccggtaaaaaatatgcctggccggtggatttttacatctaccggccaacttggccggtgaatcacaaagttaatttcggacactgtgtatatatgtatgcatacataacatacatacatatatacatacttgtatacatgtatgtaaatgtttttgtatatttataaataaataacatgcaaaatatttcagcacatgactttttcatagttttagtacataaagtatatggcatttgacatattaaaggttttaagccccccctgaacatgaaaatcctcgttattcgatgctgtagcgcacatattccctagttactggaggaaaagaGGGAgtaccaagatggcggctggtggcttcacagcgactcattctaacagcggctattagcactccagtgtattatatagatGATTGTCGTCTGAAGCTGCCTCTGGGGGTTCTTACCGAGCTGCAGCTTGAAGCCGCCGTACGTCTCCGGGTTTCTCACGGTGGAGCAGATGTAGATCTCGGGTTGAAGCTGCGCCGGCGAGCAGCTCAGgatcttcagcagcagcttcaccagACTTCCTGCGACGTCCGGATCGTACACGACGTCTGCGGCAAACGACAGGCGCAGCATCAGCTGGGAACAACCCGCCCACCATCAGAGAAGAAGAACCCCGCCTGAGCTCAGACCTGCAGCGACCACCGTGTCGGCGCCGATCCCTCGGATCTGCTCCTCCGTCGCCGCCGTCCAGTCCAGCTCCTCCACGCTGACGGCAGGAGACGTCTCCCCGCCGAGCCCGTTCACACGGACGTTTTCTCTGAGTTTCTGCAGGACCGCGGCGTGACAGTCGCTGAAGACGAATCTGAGCGGGTTGCAGGAGCGGCAGATGGTGACGCCCGTCAATCCGACACCGCTTCCCAGCTCCAGAACCGACCTGCAGGAACGACGTGCTTAGAAGCTGCTGTCAGGCTTCTGAATAAAACCCCAGTGTGCGGGTCAGGTGAGGCGATACCTGCCGGCGAACACCTGCTGGTTCTCCAGAGCCCACTCAGCCAGGTAAAGAGCAGCTTCCCAGGTCACCAGGCCCGTGGTTCCCTGGGATATCAGAGCGATGCTCTCCAGAAGGCTGACGGCGTCTCCGTTAGGCTGCAGGACACAAACCAGCCAAACGCCGAATAACGACTGACTCCAAAGTTACTGACTTAGCAAAAGAAATCCTACAAGGTGAGATCATGTTggagaaaaactaaattaaatcacGTCTGTTTGGCTAAATGAGGTCAAGCGGTTCAAGATTAGCTTTTCCTCGTTTGGACGTCGCTGCTGCCAGGATGAATCTTACTAATTCAGTTTAGAATCGAATTTATCGATGCTATTGTTGTTATGCTATTATTGTTGCTTATCCACAAGCGACTGATATCTGGTAGGATGACAAGAAGCTGGAGCTCCGAACAACGGGAAGAGAAGACAGAGGAACGCAGTGATTTGCATCTCATGCTgccattttcaacatttttatttttttatttttatgaaggcctttaaatttgttaaaaactaATCCTCTTAACTGGAGAATAATAATCTTGCAACTTTGTACTTCAAACCAGAGAACATGCAGCCTTCCCAGGATGCAAACTCCCTCTAATCACCGcatcacccaaaaaaaaaaaaaacactaagctGTGTTTTCACTATTTTCTGCTCAGCTAGTAGATTTGTATGTCAATGCTGCAACGCCTTAAAATATAGAGAGCTAAAATTGCCACAACccaataaattaaacaatttaGTAGATAtgtaatatttacaaaaatcagatgtaataaatatttaagaaaaatcaCACTTCATGCAATGTAGTGGGATTATTTCTAAATGAAgtccagttttgtttgttttttactttttttttttttggaatttctAAATGAAATGCGCTATTTACCATTATTATGTAGAATTGTAAATTTTTAATTTCAATGcataaaatgtgtatatataaactATTTTAATAAGTATCCTTTATATTATCCTTAATATTACAACTCctgcagttaaaataaaaaaaaaattgatttatgtacaaaaacacatatccctcaatattttatttaactacATATTTTGTAAACCAACTCATCAAATAatagattta
Proteins encoded in this region:
- the eef2kmt gene encoding protein-lysine N-methyltransferase EEF2KMT isoform X1; translated protein: MALSAQKEERRREDILKEFRASFFSMNRLASFPWTFIENELQSNESSEFISELLKQTCLHPLCGKFPPSVRFRRLFLTELIKRQEAAGCDPLDELYDALAEVLGVEETPGCYKSYFLPNGDAVSLLESIALISQGTTGLVTWEAALYLAEWALENQQVFAGRSVLELGSGVGLTGVTICRSCNPLRFVFSDCHAAVLQKLRENVRVNGLGGETSPAVSVEELDWTAATEEQIRGIGADTVVAADVVYDPDVAGSLVKLLLKILSCSPAQLQPEIYICSTVRNPETYGGFKLQLEAAGLGHEVMTGPAGAVFPYNRLAPLELIKVFRVQGG
- the eef2kmt gene encoding protein-lysine N-methyltransferase EEF2KMT isoform X2, with the translated sequence MALSAQKEERRREDILKEFRASFFSMNRLASFPWTFIENELQSNESSEFISELLKQTCLHPLCGKFPPSVRFRRLFLTELIKREAAGCDPLDELYDALAEVLGVEETPGCYKSYFLPNGDAVSLLESIALISQGTTGLVTWEAALYLAEWALENQQVFAGRSVLELGSGVGLTGVTICRSCNPLRFVFSDCHAAVLQKLRENVRVNGLGGETSPAVSVEELDWTAATEEQIRGIGADTVVAADVVYDPDVAGSLVKLLLKILSCSPAQLQPEIYICSTVRNPETYGGFKLQLEAAGLGHEVMTGPAGAVFPYNRLAPLELIKVFRVQGG